The sequence TCGACTGGGTCTCCGACGACGACTGACCGATCCGGGCCGGGGGCGCGGTGACGCGCCTCCGGCCTGCTCGCTCACTCCTCCCAGCCCTCCGGCTTGCCCGACTGCTCGTTCGGCGCGATCACCAGGAACGGCACGCCCTGGTCGTCCAGCACCCGCACCTGCCGGCCGTACGGTGAGTCGAACGGCTGGTCCAGCACCTGCCCGCCGAGCTCCACGACCTTCGCCGCGCTCGCGTCGGCGTCCGCCACCGAGAAGTACGCCGACCAGTTCGACGGGACCTCCGCCGGGACCGACGCCGGCAGCGCGCCCAGGCCGCCGACCGGGCGGCCGTCGAGCAGCAGGACCGCGTACGTGAAGTCGTCGTTCGACAGGTCCTGGAAGCCGTAGCCGAAGACCTTTTCGTAGAACGCCTTCGCCGCCGGGAAGTCGCGGCTCATGCACTCGTTCCAGGCCAGCGTGCCCGGGGCCGCCGTGACCTGGGTGCCGATGTGGTTCCCCGCCTCCCACAGGCCGAAGACCGCGCCCGCCGGGTCGGCCGCCACGGCCATCCGGCCTTCCTTCATGACCTCCATGACCGGCATCACGACCTGGCCGCCGGCCTCGGTGATCGCCGCGACCGTCTTGTCCACATCGGACACCGCGAGGTACGTCGTCCACACCGCGGGCATTTCCTGACCCGGTGGCGTCTGCCCGATGCCGGCGACGGGACGGCCGCGCAGCTCCGCCATGCCGTAGAAGCCGGTCTCCTCACCGCCCGTCCGCACGTCCCAGCCGAACAGGCCGCTGTAGAAGGCCACCGCTTTCGCCTGGTCCGGCACCATCAGGTCCACCCAACTGGGCGTGCCGTCCGGCCACCGCTCGTCCCGGAACACCATGTCGACTCCCAACCCTCGTGAACGCCGCCGGGGTGACGGCCGACACAGTCTGGCACCCACCACCGACAAAACCAGGGCCGAAGGACTCAGTGCCCGACGAGCTTCGCGTAGACGACGATGTTGTCGACGTAGTTGCGCGCGGTCCGGTCGAAGACGCCGCCGCAGGTGATGAGGCGCAGTTCGGGACCGGGGGTGTCGTCGTAGACGCCTTCGGCCTCGAAGTCCTTCTTCGGCACCTGGTGCACCTTCGTCACCTCGAAGACCGCCGTCGTGCCGTCCTCGCGGGCGATCGACACGCGGTCGCCGGCGGCGAGCTCCTTGAGCCGGAAGAAGATCCCCTTCTGGTGGTTCCCGTCGACGTGCCCGAGCACGACGGCCGGGCCGGTCTCGCCCGGCGTCGGCGCGTAGGTGTACCAGCCGGCCTGCAGCGGGGTGGTCACCGGCGGCACCTCGACGGTGTTGTCGGCGTTGAGCCCGAGCGGGACCAGCGACGAGTGCGCGGCGATCTTCGGGATGTCGATCGAGACGGGGGCGGACTTGGGCAGCGCCGCGACGGCGTTCTGCCCGGCGACGGCGGGTTCGGGGTCGGGTTCGGGCTGCACGGCGACCGGGCGCGCGGGCGGCGGCTGGGCGGTCGGCGGCTCGGACCCGCCGCTGAACACCAGCGCCACGACGACCAGCGCGGCCAGCAACGCGAGGACGAGGGCGATCAGGTAGCCCCGTCTGCTCGTGATCCTCGTCGGCATGTTCTCCCCCGTCGTTCCTCGCCCGCCGTTCACACGTCCGGGTGGTCTCTTCGGTTGAGTCCCGACGGTACCCGGCCGCCCCGCCGACGTCTTGAATGACTCATTCAGGACCTCCGGGAACCTGAATGAGTCATTCAAGACAACCGCGAGCGCCGCCCGGCGCCACTTTGCCGAGGTGCGCGGGCCACGCCGTCAGCGTTGGCGAGACCGGCGGGCGAGCACGAGACCGGTGCCGCCGAGGGCGAGCGCGCCCATGGCGGCCGCCGCCGCGAGCGGGGAGCCCTCGGCCGGGGCGTCAGTGCCGCCCGTCTGCGGTGCGCCCGCGGGCACCTTGACGACCTGCTTCCGCACCGGCAGGACTTCCAGGGTCGCGGTCGAGGTCTCCGGGCCGCAGTGCAGCGTGACGGCGTACTTGCCGGGCTTCACGTCCTTCACGGTGCCGGTGGCCCACATCCCCTTGCCGAACACGAGCGCGGCCGACCGCACGGCGACCTTTTCGGCGGGCTCACGGGTCTGGCAGGCGAAGTCCAGCTTCACGCGCGCGCCCGGCTGCGCCTGGGCGGGGGACACAGTCAGCAGCCGGGTGATCCGCGAGAACGGGCCGTCCGGCGCCGGGCCGGTGGCCGGCGTCGCCGCCAGCGCCGCGCCTGGTGCGAGAACCAGGAAAACGGCGGCGAAACCCGTGGCGACGGCAGTCTTCTTCATTCTTTCTCCCCTGTCGAATGAACGCGCTCGTTACCTCCAAAGACGTCCCCACCTGCGATCGGTTGCACCGGAAGGTCACGAACGCGTCATGAAAAAACCGCCCCGGAGCGCACTCCGGGGCGGTTTCGGAAAAAAGAAAGAATCAGCCTGCCATGCTGCCGTCGCCAGCTTTCGCGGCACCGGCCGGCACCTTCGCCACCTGAGCGGCCGGCACCGTGAACTTCGTGGTGTACGTCTGGCCGCCGCAGGTGACGGTCAGCGGGTACTCCCCCGCGGCCGTGCCCGGCTTGAGGGTGGCGTCCGCGCTGATGTTCGCGTCCGCGCCCATGAACGGGCCCGGGGTGTAGTTGGCGAAGTCCAGCACCGGCGAGGCGAACTTCGGCGAAGCGCCTTCGCACTTGGCCAGCGCGACGTTCGGCGCGTCGCGCACGTACTTGTCCACGAGCGATTGGTTGATCGCGGTGTTCACGTTGAGCTGGACGCTGCCGGCCGGCGCGGGCGCCGTGGGACTGCCGCTCTGCGCCGTCGCGGGCGCCGCCAGCGCCGCCAGCGCCGTCGCCCCGAACACCGCTGCCGCAACGAAAACCACCGTCTTGCGCACCATCGCACCCTTCGCGTCCTTCAGCCTTACCACCGACAAGACGCGACAGGGCGCGACGGGTTGCCTACCGGACCGGCCGTATTCAGTCGAGATCGTCGTGGCGCATGAGCTGGCGCCCGGCCTCGGTGATCGACCCCGACAGCGACGGGTAGACCGAAAATGTCAGTGCCAGGTGGTCCACTGTCAGCTGGTTCTGGACGGCGAGCGCGATGGGGAGGATGAGCTCGCTCGCCTGCGGCGCCACGACGACTCCACCGACGACCACGCCGGTGGCGGGGCGGCAGAACAGCTTCACGAAGCCTCGGCGGAGGCCCTCCATCTTCGCGCGCGCGTTGGTGGCCAGGGGCAGCATGATGGTGCGCGCGGGCACCTCGCCGGAGTCGATCGCCTGCTGGCTGATGCCGACGGTGGCGATCTCCGGGTGGGTGAACACGTTGGCGGCGACGGTCTTGAGCTTGATCGGCGCGACGCCCTCGCCCAGCGCGTGCCACATCGCGATGCGGCCCTGCATGCTCGCCACCGAGGCCAGCATGAGCACGCCGGTGCAGTCGCCGGCGGCGTAGATCCCGGGAACGGAGGTGCGCGAAACGCGGTCGACGGTGATGAACCCGCCGGGGCCGGGCGCGATGCCGACCTTGTCGAGGCCGATGTCCTGGGTGTTCGGGATCGACCCGACGGTCATCAGCGCGTGGCTGGCTTCGATCACGCGGCCGTCGGCGAGGTGGATCTCGACGCCCTTGTCGGTGCGCTCGACGCGGTCGGCGCGCGCCTGCTTCGCCACGGTCGTGCCGCGCTGCGAGAAGACCTCTTCGAGCACCGCGGCGGCGTCGGCGTCCTCGTGCGGGAGGACGCGGTCGCGGCTGGAGACGACGGTGACCTTGACGCCCATCTCGGTGTAGGCGGACGCGAATTCGGCGCCGGTGACGCCCGAGCCGATCACGGCGAGGTGCTCCGGCAGTTCCTGGAGCTCGTAGAGCTGGCGCCAGTCGAGGATGCGCTCGCCGTCCGGCACCGCGCCCGGGAGGACGCGCGGGGTGGCGCCGGTCGCGATCAGGACGACGTCGGCGGGCAGGGCCTCGGTGCCGTCCTTCGTCGTCACGGCGACCTTGTGGGTGGCGAGGCCGGTTTCCTCGTCGCAGAAGCGGGCTTCGCCGATGACGACGCGGACGCCTTCGCGCTGGACGCGGGCGCGGATGTCGGCGGACTGCGCGAGCGCGAGGCCCTTCACGCGGCCGTGCACGGTCGGGAGGTCGACGCTGGTGTCGGCCAGGTCGGTGTTGATGCCCAGCTCGCCGAGGTCGTGCATCTTCGCCAGCGCGCCGGAGCTCGCGATGAACGTCTTCGACGGGACGCAGTCGTAGAGCACGCAGGCGCCGCCCAGGCCGTCCCGTTCGACGATCGTGACGTCGGCGCCGTGCTGGGCCGCGACGAGCGCGGCTTCGTAGCCGGCCGGGCCCCCGCCCATGATCACGATCCTGGTCACCTGAGTCCTCCTCGATGTGCTCGTGTGCGGTGCTCTCACCGTACGCGGCGCAGGTGTCCGGACACTGAAGTGGGCGAACACGGCGAGTGCGTCCACTCGGGAGAGGGAGAGGTCGCTAGGCTGTCGTCGTGCCGTTGTATGCCGCGTACGGATCGAACATGGAGCCCGCCCAGATGCTGGAGCGCGCGCCGCACTCTCCGATGGCCGGCACCGGCTGGCTGGAGGGGTGGCGCCTGACCTTCGGCGGCGAGGACCTCGGCTGGGAAGGTGCCCTGGCCACGATCGTCGAAGACCCGGGATCCCGGGTCTTCGTCGTTCTCTACGACGTGACCCCGCTGGACGAGGACGGGCTGGACCGCTGGGAAGGCGGCGAGCTCGGGATGCACACCAAGATCCGGCTCCGGGTCCAGACCATGGACGGCTCGGCGCTGGCCTGGCTGTACGTCCTGGACGCCTACGAGGGCGGCCTGCCCTCGGCGCGGTACCTGGGCGTGCTGGCCGATGCCGCGGAGGCGGCCGGGGCGCCGGCGGACTACGTCGACGACCTGCGGACCCGGCCCTGTTCGGGCATCAGCGGCTGACTCCACACCCTGTGGACAACTCGGTGGCCTGAGCGCTACCACGAGCCCGCGTGAGATCTCGCGGGCACCCCGTCGAGCGCGCCGGAGGGCGTGTGCGTGTCGCCTCCGGCCCCGGTCCGGGCGAACGCGAATTTCCTTGCGGTACAACGAAAACACCAGGTCGGCGAGCCGGGCACCACGGGCCGTCGACCAGTCTGCCCGCCGGTGCGCGGGCGCGCAAAACGGCCCTTCCCCCGATCGAGGGAAGGGCCGGTTCACGGCCTGTGGACAACTCGGTGAAGCTGTGGACAACTCCCGCTCAGGCGAGCGCCGCCAAAGCGGTGTGGACCAGTGTGCGGACCCCGCAGAGCAGGGCACGCTCGTCGAGGACGAACGTCGGGCGGTGGATGTCCGACTGCGGCGCCGGCGGGCCGGACCAGACACCCAGGCGGGCGAACGCGCCCTGGATGTGCTCGAGGTACCAGCCGAAGTCTTCCCCGCCGGAGGACTGCTCGGTGCCGGCCACCGCGCGCTCGCCGAGGGCCGCTTCGACGCCCGCGCGCATCAGCGCCGTCGAGTCCGCGTCCGAGACCACCGGCGGGACGCCGCGGCGGTAGTCCAGCGAGAAGCCGACGCCGGTCGGGGCCAGCAGGGACTCCACAGAGGACGCCACCAGCGGCTCCAGCGAAGTCCAGACCTCGTGGTCGGCCGTGCGGAGCGTGCCGCGCAGGACGCCGTCCTGGGGCACCGCGTTGGCCGCTTGGCCCGCGTGGACCGCGCCCCACACCAGGACGGTGCCGGAGCGCGGGTCGACCCGGCGCGAGAGCACCGCGGGCAGCGACGTGATCACCGTGCCCAGCGCGTGGACCAGGTCGGCCGTCAGGTGCGGCCGGGACGTGTGGCCGCCCGGCGAGGTGAGCCGCAGCTCGATCAGGTCCGCCGCGGACGTCAGCGCGCCCACGCGCATGCCCACCGAACCCACTTCGAGCCGCGGGTCGACGTGCAGGCCGTAGATCCGCTCGACACCGTCGAGCGCGCCGGCCGCGATCATGTCCAGCGCGCCGCCGGGCATGACCTCCTCGGCCGGCTGGAAGATCAGCCGGACGCGGCCGGGCAGCTCCGGCGCGCCGGCCAGCGCGCGGGCCGCGCCGAGCAGGATCGCCGTGTGGGCGTCGTGGCCGCACATGTGGGCCGCGCCCTCGACCGTCGACGCGTAGGGCAGGTCGGTCGCCTCGGTGAGCGGCAGCGCGTCCATGTCCGCGCGCAGCGCCACGCACCGCTCGCCGCTGCCGATGTCGCAGACGACGCCGGTGCCGCCGGGGAGCACCCACGGCTTGAGCCCGACGGTGCGCAGCAGCGTGACGACCAGCTCCGTGGTCGCGAACTCGTGCCGCGACAGCTCCGGGTGCGCGTGGATGTGCCGGCGCCAGGCGAGCACGTCGGTCGCGTTGGCGCGCAGCCAGTCGTCGAGCCAGAACGGGCCGCGGCCCGCGCCAAGGTCCTCCACGGGAGCCATGCTTACGCCGGCTTCGGAAATGAGCGCCTCAGGCCCCTCCATAGGGGTCATCATGCGCCCATGGGGGTCACCTGGAACGTCCGGCCGTGAGTCCAGCACCGTCACGCCGCACCTCCTCCCGCAACACGGGTAACCCGCGCAGCGGCTGGGGTCACGCTTCGTGCCGATCGATCTGTTGTACGCATTTGCAGACGATCGTGCACCATGCAGGCGGCAAGCCGCGCCTCGAAAAGGGCCGTCCTAGATGGCCGGTAGCGGATCTGCGTTGAACGGCGTGCAGTAGTTCGGCAAAGCCGAAGGCGTCAGGATCCCTTGGTCTTCTTCGAACGGACCCGCCTGCCCCAGATGACGATGCCGAGCAGCACGACCGCGATCAGGCCGGCGACCAGCTTGTTCTTCGTCTTCTGGGTGTTCGCCTTGTCGGTCTGGGCCGGATCCAGCACCGGGCCCGGTGGCTGGGTCTGCGCCGGGGCCGGCGCCACCGCGACGCGCGCCGCGGTCACCGATGCCGTGGTGTGCACCCGCACCGGCCCGGCCAGCGCGGGCGACGCGGTGAACAGCACCGCACCGAGCACCCCGACCAGGACCAGAAGCCGCAGTTTCGCCATGTCATCCCTTCGCCACGACCAGGCATTCTCCCCGCGGAACGCCCGCGCGTCAGCCACCACGCGGTGGACCGAACGCGTCGAGGATCCGCTGTGCACCGAGGGTAGCCGTCAGCTCACCGGCGCGCACCGCCCGTTCGACGTCGGGAACGACCGTTCGCACGGCCGGATGCGCCGCCAGGCGACTGAGCAACTGCTCGCGCACCATCGCCCAGGTCCAGTCGACCTGCTGCCGGCGGCGGCGCGCTTCCAGCTCGCCGGATGCCGAAAGCGTCTCGCGGTGCTTCTCGATCGCGGCCCAGACTTCGTCCAGGCGCAGGTTGTGCAGCCCGCTGCAGGTGAGCACCGGCGGGGTCCACGCGGCCTCGGGGCCGTAGATCATCCGCAGCGCGCCCGCAAGCTCGCGGGCGGCGCGCTTGGCGTCCCGCTCGTGGTCGCCGTCGGCCTTGTTGACGGCGATGACGTCGGCGAGTTCCAGCACGCCCTTCTTGATGCCCTGCAACTGGTCGCCGGTGCGCGCGAGCGTCAGGAACAGGAAGCAGTCCACCATGTTGGCGACGGTCACTTCGGACTGTCCCACCCCGACGGTCTCGACCAGGACGGTGTCGTAGCCGGCGGCCTCCATCAGCACGATCGTCTCGCGCGTCGCCCGCGCCACGCCGCCGAGCGTCCCCGACGTCGGCGACGGCCGGATGAACGCCCGCTCGTCGACCGCCAGGCGCGCCATCCGGGTCTTGTCGCCGAGGATCGACCCGCCGGTCCGCGTGGACGACGGGTCGACCGCGAGCACGGCGACCTTGTGCCCGGCCGCCGTCAGGTCGCTGCCCAGCTGGTCGATGAACGTCGACTTGCCGACACCGGGGACGCCGGTGATGCCGACGCGCCGCCCGCCGCCCGAGTGCGGCAGCAGCTCGATCAGCAGTTCCTGCGCCCGCGCCCGGTGGTCCTCCCGCTGCGACTCGACGAGCGTGATGGCCTTCGACAGCGTCCCGCGGTCCCCCGCGAGGACCCCTTTGGCGTAGGCGCCGACGTCGATCTTGCGCGGCAAGGGTCAGGACTCCTGCGCCGACAGCTGGCCGAGCAGGTCGATGGCCGCGTCCGCGAGCACCGTGCCCGGGCCGAAGATCGCCGCCGCGCCGGCTTCGCGCAGCGCCGGGTAGTCCTGCGGCGGGATGACGCCGCCCACGACCACCATGATGTCTTCGCGGCCCAGCTCGGCGAGCTCGTGGCGCAGCGCCGGCACCAGCGAAAGGTGCCCGGCGGCCAGCGACGAGACGCCGACGACGTGCACGTCCGCCTCGATCGCCTGGCGGGCGACCTCGGCCGGGGTGGAGAACAGCGGGCCGACGTCGACGTCGAAGCCGATGTCGGCGAAGCCGGTGGCGATCACCTTCTGGCCGCGGTCGTGGCCGTCCTGGCCCATCTTCGCGACGAGGATGCGGGGACGGCGGCCCTCCTCCTCGGCGAACTTCTCGACCAGCTCACGGGCCTGCTCGACGTTCTGCGACTTACCCACCTCTTCGCGGTAGACGCCCGAAATCGTCCGGATCTGCCCGGAGTGGCGGCCCCAGAGCTTCTCGAGCGCGTCGGAGATCTCGCCGACGGTGGCCTTCGCGCGGGCGGCGCCGATCGCCAGCTCCAGCAGGTTGCCGCCGTTGCCGGCGCCCTCGGTGAGGCGCCGCAACGCGTCTTCGGTGGCCGAAGAGTCGCGCTCTTCGCGCAGCCGCCGCAGCTTCTCCAGCTGCTGCGTGCGGACGCCGGCGTTGTCGACCTTGAGGACTTCGATGTCCTCATCGCCGGTGACCTGGTACTTGTTCACGCCGATGACGGGCTGGCGACCGGAGTCGATCCGGGCCTGCGTGCGCGCGGCGGCTTCTTCGATGCGCAGCTTGGGGATGCCCGCGTCGATCGCCTTGGCCATGCCGCCGGCCTGCTCGACCTCGCTGATGTGGCCCCACGCCTTGCGCGCGAGGTCGTAGGTCAGCTTCTCGACGAACGCGGACCCGCCCCACGGGTCGATCACGCGCGTGGTGCCGGATTCCTGCTGCAGCAGCAGCTGCGTGTTGCGGGCGATCCGCGCAGAGAAGTCCGTCGGCAGCGCGAGGGCCTCGTCGAGGGCGTTGGTGTGCAGCGACTGCGTGTGCCCCTGGGTCGCGGCCATCGCCTCGACGCACGTGCGGACGACGTTGTTGTAGACGTCCTGCGCGGTCAGCGACCAGCCCGACGTCTGGGAGTGCGTGCGCAGCGAGAGCGACTTCTGCGACTTCGGGTCGAAGCCCTTCACCAGCTTCGCCCACAGCAGCCGCGCGGCGCGCAGCTTCGCGACCTCCATGAAGAAGTTCATGCCGATCGCCCAGAAGAACGACAGGCGCGGCGCGAACTTGTCGACGCTGAGCCCGGCGGCGACGCCGGAGCGGATGTACTCGACGCCGTCGGCGAGGGTGTAGGCCAGCTCCAGGTCGGCGGTCGCCCCGGCTTCCTGCATGTGGTAGCCGGAGATGGAGATCGAGTTGTACTTCGGCATGTGCTGCGAAGTGAAGGAGAAGATGTCGGAGATGATCCGCATCGACGGCTGCGGCGGGTAGATGTAGGTGTTGCGGACCATGAACTCCTTGAGGATGTCGTTCTGGATGGTCCCCGCGAGCTGCTCCGGCTTCACCCCCTGCTCCTCGGCCGCGACGACGTAGAGCGCCAGCACCGGCAGCACCGCGCCGTTCATCGTCATGGACACCGACATCTTGTCGAGCGGGATCCCGTCGAAGAGCTGGCGCATGTCGTAGATCGAGTCGATCGCCACGCCCGCCATGCCGACGTCGCCCGAGACGCGCGGGTGGTCGGAGTCGTAGCCGCGGTGGGTGGCCAGGTCGAAGGCGACCGACAGGCCCTTCTGGCCGGCGGCGAGGTTGCGCCGGTAGAAGGCGTTGGACTCCTCGGCGGTGGAGAACCCGGCGTACTGGCGGATGGTCCAGGGCTGGTTGACGTACATCGTCGGGTACGGCCCGCGCAGGAACGGCGCGATGCCGGGGTACGTGCCCAGGAAGTCCACATCGGACAGGTCGTCGGCGGTGTAGACCGGCTTGACGCCGATGCCCTCCGGCGTCTCCCAGGCCAGGGCGTCCGGGCCCTTGCCGGTGGCGTCCTGCACTGCCTTGGCCCAGGCGTCGCGGTCGCCCGGCGACGGCGTGCCGAGGTCGAGACCGGCGAAGTTCGGGATGCTCATCGGGTGACTCCCAGCTTGGCGTGCAGGCCGTTGAGGACGTCGAGGGCGTCGCAGCCGGCGAAGACGTTGCCGTCCACGCCGTCGAAGGAGCCCTTGCCCGCCAGTAGGACGTGGTCGGCGCCGAGCGACTTGGCGACGTCGGCCGCCTGCGCCGCGTAGGCGTCGTCGGTGCCGCAGAGGCAGGCGATCTTCGCGCCGGACGCGCGGAACGCGCCGGGCAGGTCGTCGGTCGCGCCCGGGTTGACGGCTTCGATCCCGCCGGCCTGGAACAGGTTGGCGGCGAACCCGGCCCGCGCGGTGTGCGCGGCGACCGGGCCGAGGGTGGCGAGGAAGACCTTGGGCCGCTCGCCGTGCGAAGCGAGGTACGCGTCCGAAGCGTCCCGCAGGGCTTCGAAGCCTTCGGCGTACCGGTGCCGCGGCAGCCCGCCTTCTTCCGCGGTGGCCAGGGGTTCCCGGGTCACCGGCTTCTCGGCCAGGTTCGGGAACTCGCTGACGCCGGTGAGCGGGTCGCGGCGGGTGGCGATCCGCTTCGACCGCTTCTCCCACGTCTCGGCCAGCCGCCCGGCCAGCGCACCGGACTCGAGTTCGGTGACCAGGCCGCCCGCGCCTTCGATGGCGGTGAACTCGGCCCAGGCCGCGTGCGCGAGGTCGTCGGTCAGCTTCTCGACGTACCAGGAGCCGCCCGCCGGGTCGACCACGCCGGCCAGCTTGGACTCCTCCAGCAGCACGGCGTGGGTGTTGCGGGCGATCCGCGCGGAGAACGCGTCGGGCTTGCCGATCGCGGCGTCGAACGGCAGCACCGTGACCGCGTCCGCGCCGCCGACGCCGGCCCCGAAGCAGGCGACGGTCGTGCGCAGCATGTTCACCCACGGGTCGCGCCTGGTCAGCATGGCCGGCGACGTCACGGCGTGCTGGCGCATCGGCGAGGAGAAGCCGCAGACCTCGGCGACGCGCGCCCACAGGCGGCGGGCCGCGCGCAGCTTCGCGATGGTGGAGAACTGGTCGGCGGTGGCGGCGATCCGGAACTCGAGCTGGGCGGCCGCGGCTTCGGCGTCGAGGCCCGCGTCGGTGAGCGCGCGCAGGTAGGAGACGCCGGCGGCGACCAGCGCGCCCAGCTCCTGGGCGTCCGACCCGCCCGCTTCGTGGAACGGCAGGCCGTCGGCGACGATCGTGCGCACCTTCGGGTACTTCGCGGCGACACGCGCGGCGAGCGCGGCGGCCGGTCCGAGGTCGGCGGCCGCGCCGGACCGGGCGGCCAGCCCGATCGGGTCGGCGCCCAGCACGGCGGTGGCCTCGCTGGCTGGGATCTCGCGCTCGTCGAACAGCTCGAACAGCGCGTCCGCGGCGGCTTCGAAGTCGGCACCGGCGTCGAGGACGACCGGGGCGAGGTCGAGGTAGACCTCGTTGAGCGCGTCGGCCAGCGCCGCGGGCGGCACGGTCAGCCAGATCGACGTCACGCCGCCTTCGAGGTCGGCGAGAATGGCCTTGTTGACCGCGCGGCCGTCGTCGCCGGCGAACCGGGCCCGGACGTCCCAGCCGGTGCTGACCTGGCCTTCCGGCCGCGCGCCGCGCACGTAGGGCGGCAGGCCCGGGAAGCCGGTTTCGCCGGGGACGTCGTCCGCGGTGTACAGCGGCTGGATCTCGATCCCGTCGTAGGTCCGCGTGACGAGCTTGCTCTCCGGGGCACCCGTGAAGTCTGCGGGGTTTTCGGGGAGCTTGCCGCTCTTGCGCAGGACACCCGCGACGAGCTCCTGCCACTGCTCGCGCGTCGCCTGGGGGAACTCGGCCGCCAGGTCGAGTTCGGAGATCGGCACTGACTCCGGACCGGCCACTTCAGTCATACCCAGTGATGGTAGAGGCACTCGCCGCGCTCGCCCTGTGAGTCTGGTCGCGCTAGGGGGACGGCCCGGGCAGGTTAGGGGCCGGTGGCGCGGGTACGACACAATTGGGTGCGTGCCCCCCTCCAGCGAAGAGACACGAGTGGTCGCCGGTCGCTACCGGCTGCGTTCGGTGCTCGGCTCCGGGTCGATGGGCACGGTCTGGTCGGCCTACGACGAGTTCCTGCACCGCCAGGTGGCCGTCAAGGAGATGAAGGTGCCGCCGGGCATCCCGGCGTCGCAGGCGGACGAGCTGCGGGAGCGGACGCTGCGCGAGGC is a genomic window of Amycolatopsis lexingtonensis containing:
- the meaB gene encoding methylmalonyl Co-A mutase-associated GTPase MeaB, which encodes MPRKIDVGAYAKGVLAGDRGTLSKAITLVESQREDHRARAQELLIELLPHSGGGRRVGITGVPGVGKSTFIDQLGSDLTAAGHKVAVLAVDPSSTRTGGSILGDKTRMARLAVDERAFIRPSPTSGTLGGVARATRETIVLMEAAGYDTVLVETVGVGQSEVTVANMVDCFLFLTLARTGDQLQGIKKGVLELADVIAVNKADGDHERDAKRAARELAGALRMIYGPEAAWTPPVLTCSGLHNLRLDEVWAAIEKHRETLSASGELEARRRRQQVDWTWAMVREQLLSRLAAHPAVRTVVPDVERAVRAGELTATLGAQRILDAFGPPRGG
- a CDS encoding VOC family protein — its product is MVFRDERWPDGTPSWVDLMVPDQAKAVAFYSGLFGWDVRTGGEETGFYGMAELRGRPVAGIGQTPPGQEMPAVWTTYLAVSDVDKTVAAITEAGGQVVMPVMEVMKEGRMAVAADPAGAVFGLWEAGNHIGTQVTAAPGTLAWNECMSRDFPAAKAFYEKVFGYGFQDLSNDDFTYAVLLLDGRPVGGLGALPASVPAEVPSNWSAYFSVADADASAAKVVELGGQVLDQPFDSPYGRQVRVLDDQGVPFLVIAPNEQSGKPEGWEE
- a CDS encoding class F sortase; this translates as MPTRITSRRGYLIALVLALLAALVVVALVFSGGSEPPTAQPPPARPVAVQPEPDPEPAVAGQNAVAALPKSAPVSIDIPKIAAHSSLVPLGLNADNTVEVPPVTTPLQAGWYTYAPTPGETGPAVVLGHVDGNHQKGIFFRLKELAAGDRVSIAREDGTTAVFEVTKVHQVPKKDFEAEGVYDDTPGPELRLITCGGVFDRTARNYVDNIVVYAKLVGH
- a CDS encoding NAD(P)H-quinone dehydrogenase; this translates as MTRIVIMGGGPAGYEAALVAAQHGADVTIVERDGLGGACVLYDCVPSKTFIASSGALAKMHDLGELGINTDLADTSVDLPTVHGRVKGLALAQSADIRARVQREGVRVVIGEARFCDEETGLATHKVAVTTKDGTEALPADVVLIATGATPRVLPGAVPDGERILDWRQLYELQELPEHLAVIGSGVTGAEFASAYTEMGVKVTVVSSRDRVLPHEDADAAAVLEEVFSQRGTTVAKQARADRVERTDKGVEIHLADGRVIEASHALMTVGSIPNTQDIGLDKVGIAPGPGGFITVDRVSRTSVPGIYAAGDCTGVLMLASVASMQGRIAMWHALGEGVAPIKLKTVAANVFTHPEIATVGISQQAIDSGEVPARTIMLPLATNARAKMEGLRRGFVKLFCRPATGVVVGGVVVAPQASELILPIALAVQNQLTVDHLALTFSVYPSLSGSITEAGRQLMRHDDLD
- the scpA gene encoding methylmalonyl-CoA mutase, which produces MSIPNFAGLDLGTPSPGDRDAWAKAVQDATGKGPDALAWETPEGIGVKPVYTADDLSDVDFLGTYPGIAPFLRGPYPTMYVNQPWTIRQYAGFSTAEESNAFYRRNLAAGQKGLSVAFDLATHRGYDSDHPRVSGDVGMAGVAIDSIYDMRQLFDGIPLDKMSVSMTMNGAVLPVLALYVVAAEEQGVKPEQLAGTIQNDILKEFMVRNTYIYPPQPSMRIISDIFSFTSQHMPKYNSISISGYHMQEAGATADLELAYTLADGVEYIRSGVAAGLSVDKFAPRLSFFWAIGMNFFMEVAKLRAARLLWAKLVKGFDPKSQKSLSLRTHSQTSGWSLTAQDVYNNVVRTCVEAMAATQGHTQSLHTNALDEALALPTDFSARIARNTQLLLQQESGTTRVIDPWGGSAFVEKLTYDLARKAWGHISEVEQAGGMAKAIDAGIPKLRIEEAAARTQARIDSGRQPVIGVNKYQVTGDEDIEVLKVDNAGVRTQQLEKLRRLREERDSSATEDALRRLTEGAGNGGNLLELAIGAARAKATVGEISDALEKLWGRHSGQIRTISGVYREEVGKSQNVEQARELVEKFAEEEGRRPRILVAKMGQDGHDRGQKVIATGFADIGFDVDVGPLFSTPAEVARQAIEADVHVVGVSSLAAGHLSLVPALRHELAELGREDIMVVVGGVIPPQDYPALREAGAAAIFGPGTVLADAAIDLLGQLSAQES
- a CDS encoding gamma-glutamylcyclotransferase, whose protein sequence is MPLYAAYGSNMEPAQMLERAPHSPMAGTGWLEGWRLTFGGEDLGWEGALATIVEDPGSRVFVVLYDVTPLDEDGLDRWEGGELGMHTKIRLRVQTMDGSALAWLYVLDAYEGGLPSARYLGVLADAAEAAGAPADYVDDLRTRPCSGISG
- a CDS encoding amidohydrolase, which translates into the protein MTVLDSRPDVPGDPHGRMMTPMEGPEALISEAGVSMAPVEDLGAGRGPFWLDDWLRANATDVLAWRRHIHAHPELSRHEFATTELVVTLLRTVGLKPWVLPGGTGVVCDIGSGERCVALRADMDALPLTEATDLPYASTVEGAAHMCGHDAHTAILLGAARALAGAPELPGRVRLIFQPAEEVMPGGALDMIAAGALDGVERIYGLHVDPRLEVGSVGMRVGALTSAADLIELRLTSPGGHTSRPHLTADLVHALGTVITSLPAVLSRRVDPRSGTVLVWGAVHAGQAANAVPQDGVLRGTLRTADHEVWTSLEPLVASSVESLLAPTGVGFSLDYRRGVPPVVSDADSTALMRAGVEAALGERAVAGTEQSSGGEDFGWYLEHIQGAFARLGVWSGPPAPQSDIHRPTFVLDERALLCGVRTLVHTALAALA